The following proteins are encoded in a genomic region of Arthrobacter jiangjiafuii:
- a CDS encoding EthD family reductase — MPTKITFVIDNPANPDAFETAYKGIADSAKQLPKLRRFEGGKVWPKEDGSPTPAHRTLDLYFDSYEDASAAVTVPPFAELIGQLKETGTTFKALFSAVEEG, encoded by the coding sequence ATGCCCACCAAGATCACGTTCGTCATCGACAATCCTGCCAACCCGGACGCATTCGAGACCGCCTACAAGGGCATCGCGGACAGTGCCAAACAGCTTCCCAAGCTGCGGAGGTTCGAGGGCGGAAAGGTCTGGCCGAAGGAGGACGGCTCGCCGACACCGGCCCACCGGACACTGGATCTGTACTTTGACAGCTATGAGGATGCCTCGGCTGCAGTGACAGTGCCTCCGTTCGCGGAACTGATCGGTCAGCTCAAGGAAACCGGGACCACCTTCAAGGCGCTGTTCTCGGCGGTGGAAGAGGGGTAG
- a CDS encoding hemerythrin domain-containing protein → MADFFTAQPGETAAPLPPGPILCTGSAGMRRVHRFFLWAYDEAPGLVRSTDTGDTARAAYVGEVLGNFDGVLHIHHEGEDLLMYPQLAGRAPGCALHVTQMLEHHRQVGERLDRIEPVRQRWMETAGAEDSEELADLYEDLSALLKVHLRREVTEVMPVVDRVLSEKEMDAVGQHGIEQFDKKFLVGYLGMMMATNPLDDQKAFFKEIPAPVRLAYRLVGRRMYRRQYSTLFPGRKIPVTL, encoded by the coding sequence ATGGCTGACTTTTTTACGGCCCAGCCGGGCGAGACAGCGGCTCCATTGCCGCCGGGGCCCATCCTGTGTACCGGATCGGCAGGTATGCGGCGCGTTCACCGCTTTTTCCTTTGGGCCTACGACGAGGCACCCGGCCTGGTGCGGTCCACCGATACCGGCGATACCGCTCGCGCCGCATACGTTGGGGAAGTCCTGGGAAACTTCGACGGAGTGCTTCACATCCACCACGAGGGCGAGGATCTGCTCATGTATCCCCAACTGGCTGGTCGGGCACCGGGGTGTGCACTGCACGTAACCCAGATGCTGGAGCACCACCGGCAGGTGGGGGAGCGGCTTGATCGCATCGAACCGGTCCGTCAACGCTGGATGGAGACGGCGGGTGCGGAGGACAGCGAGGAACTCGCTGACCTCTATGAGGACCTGTCCGCTCTGCTTAAAGTGCACCTGCGCCGCGAAGTCACTGAGGTGATGCCTGTTGTGGACCGAGTGCTGAGCGAAAAGGAAATGGACGCGGTCGGCCAGCACGGGATTGAACAGTTCGACAAGAAGTTCTTGGTGGGCTACCTCGGGATGATGATGGCTACGAATCCTCTGGATGACCAAAAGGCCTTCTTCAAGGAGATCCCCGCGCCGGTCCGTCTTGCCTACCGCCTCGTCGGGCGCAGAATGTATCGGCGACAGTATTCGACACTTTTTCCCGGGCGAAAAATCCCGGTGACACTTTAG
- a CDS encoding Ltp family lipoprotein codes for MSNAISPKSFVLTWILSLFLGGLGIDRFYLGKVGTGILKLLTFGGFGIWTLVDLIITLTGNQKDKQGRPLAGYKENKKTALITTLALWAVSFILSIIVIPMTMNSIASRLGPQPPVPGQSDWYMSPEASPVAVPESTSGVGVLTPVPEVTEMPLMPEGIVIDPSAPQEFQDAMAHSSAYISLAMSKAEIYDKLGFAGYSPEAAQYVIDNLDVDYKQHALQNAQSYKDGWNKTNEEIYDQLVSEYGEQFTPEEADYAIANLK; via the coding sequence ATGAGCAATGCAATTTCACCCAAGTCGTTTGTCCTGACTTGGATACTCTCGCTCTTCCTGGGCGGGCTTGGTATTGACCGCTTCTACCTCGGCAAGGTGGGAACGGGTATCCTCAAGCTCCTAACCTTCGGTGGCTTCGGTATTTGGACGCTGGTCGATCTGATCATCACCCTGACCGGCAACCAGAAGGACAAACAGGGTCGGCCCCTCGCGGGCTACAAGGAGAACAAGAAGACGGCGCTGATCACTACCCTGGCACTCTGGGCCGTCAGCTTCATCCTCTCCATCATCGTGATTCCGATGACGATGAACTCGATTGCCTCCCGCCTTGGACCTCAGCCCCCGGTCCCAGGCCAGTCGGATTGGTACATGTCGCCTGAAGCGTCTCCCGTAGCGGTACCTGAATCCACCTCAGGAGTAGGCGTGCTGACTCCTGTTCCCGAGGTGACTGAGATGCCGCTCATGCCGGAGGGCATCGTGATTGACCCGTCCGCTCCGCAGGAGTTCCAGGATGCCATGGCTCATTCTTCGGCCTACATCTCGCTCGCCATGAGCAAGGCCGAAATCTACGACAAGCTGGGCTTCGCTGGCTACTCCCCGGAAGCGGCTCAGTACGTCATCGACAATCTGGACGTGGACTACAAGCAGCACGCGCTCCAGAACGCCCAGAGCTACAAGGACGGCTGGAACAAGACCAACGAGGAAATCTACGACCAGCTCGTCAGCGAATACGGCGAGCAGTTCACCCCGGAGGAGGCAGACTACGCCATCGCGAACCTGAAGTAG
- a CDS encoding phosphoribosyl-ATP diphosphatase has translation MKTFEDLFAELSEKAQNRPAGSRTVAELESGVHGIGKKIVEEAAEVWMAAEYESEAECAEEISQLLYHLQVLMLAKGMTLQDVYKHL, from the coding sequence GTGAAAACCTTCGAAGACCTCTTTGCAGAGCTGAGCGAGAAAGCGCAGAACCGCCCCGCCGGTTCCCGCACGGTAGCTGAACTGGAATCGGGCGTTCACGGCATCGGCAAGAAGATTGTCGAAGAAGCCGCCGAAGTCTGGATGGCCGCCGAATACGAATCCGAGGCCGAATGCGCCGAAGAAATCTCCCAGCTGCTCTACCACCTGCAGGTACTCATGCTCGCCAAAGGCATGACGCTCCAGGACGTCTACAAGCATCTCTAG
- the hisG gene encoding ATP phosphoribosyltransferase, which translates to MLRVAVPNKGSLSESASAMLSEAGYRQRRDSRELVLVDPDNDIEFFFLRPRDIAVYVGAGTLDVGITGRDLFLDAEVDAEELMNLGFAKSTFRFAGPAGDFTAVEQLEGKRLATSYDGLLRNYLADRGINASVVRLDGAVESSVRLGVADAIADVVETGTTLRAAGMEIFGEPILKSEAILIGRRGESPAGVDVLIRRLRGVQVAHQYVMMDYDVRRELVDQAAALTPGLESPTVSPLQDSGWVAVRSMIKKSDTNRIMDELYELGARAILVSTIHACRI; encoded by the coding sequence ATGCTCCGTGTAGCCGTCCCCAATAAGGGATCCCTCTCCGAATCCGCCTCCGCCATGCTCTCCGAAGCGGGCTACCGCCAGCGCCGCGACAGCCGCGAACTGGTCCTGGTGGATCCGGACAACGACATTGAATTCTTCTTCCTCCGCCCGCGCGACATCGCCGTCTACGTCGGCGCCGGTACGCTCGACGTCGGCATCACCGGCCGCGACCTGTTCCTCGACGCCGAGGTGGATGCCGAAGAGCTGATGAACCTGGGCTTCGCCAAGTCCACCTTCCGCTTCGCCGGACCGGCCGGCGACTTCACCGCCGTCGAACAGCTCGAAGGCAAGCGCCTGGCCACCAGCTACGACGGCCTGCTCCGCAACTACCTGGCCGACCGCGGCATCAACGCATCAGTGGTCCGGCTCGACGGCGCCGTGGAATCCTCGGTGCGCCTCGGCGTCGCCGACGCGATCGCCGACGTCGTCGAAACCGGAACCACGCTGCGCGCCGCCGGCATGGAAATCTTCGGCGAACCCATCCTGAAGTCCGAAGCCATCCTGATCGGCCGCCGCGGCGAAAGCCCCGCCGGCGTCGACGTCCTGATCCGCCGCCTGCGCGGCGTCCAAGTGGCGCACCAGTACGTGATGATGGATTACGACGTGCGCCGCGAGCTCGTGGACCAGGCCGCAGCGCTGACGCCGGGCCTGGAATCGCCCACCGTCTCGCCCCTGCAGGACAGCGGCTGGGTGGCTGTGCGCTCCATGATCAAGAAGTCGGACACGAACCGGATCATGGACGAACTCTATGAACTCGGCGCCCGCGCCATCCTCGTGAGCACCATCCACGCCTGCCGGATCTAG
- the hisF gene encoding imidazole glycerol phosphate synthase subunit HisF codes for MSVAIRVIPCLDVDAGRVVKGINFEGLRDAGDPVELAHRYDRAGADELTFLDVTASSGERDNVFDVVSRTAEEVFIPLTVGGGVRGIADVDRLLRSGADKASINSAAVARPDVIDEITRHFGSQVLVLSVDARRTHDGATPSGFEITTHGGRRGTGIDAVAWAREAADRGVGEILLNSIDADGTREGFDLEMIKAVRAAVTVPLIASGGAGAPEHFPPAVAAGADAVLAASVFHFGPDDAIHQVKAAIRAAGYPVR; via the coding sequence ATGAGTGTTGCCATCCGCGTCATTCCCTGCCTGGACGTCGACGCCGGCCGCGTGGTCAAGGGCATCAACTTCGAGGGCCTGCGCGACGCCGGAGACCCCGTGGAGCTGGCGCACCGCTATGACCGCGCCGGCGCCGACGAGCTGACCTTCCTGGACGTGACGGCCTCCTCGGGCGAGCGGGACAACGTGTTCGACGTCGTCTCCCGCACCGCCGAGGAAGTCTTCATTCCGCTGACCGTCGGCGGGGGAGTGCGCGGCATCGCCGACGTCGACCGGCTGCTGCGCTCCGGCGCGGACAAGGCTTCGATCAACTCGGCCGCCGTCGCCCGCCCGGACGTCATAGACGAGATCACCCGCCACTTCGGCTCCCAGGTGCTGGTGCTCTCCGTGGACGCACGGCGCACGCACGACGGCGCCACGCCGTCGGGCTTTGAGATCACCACGCACGGCGGCCGCCGGGGGACCGGGATCGACGCCGTCGCCTGGGCCCGCGAGGCGGCGGACCGCGGCGTGGGGGAGATCCTGCTGAACTCCATCGACGCCGACGGCACCCGCGAGGGCTTCGACCTGGAGATGATCAAGGCCGTCCGTGCCGCAGTGACCGTGCCGCTGATCGCCTCCGGCGGTGCCGGTGCGCCCGAGCACTTCCCGCCGGCCGTGGCAGCCGGGGCCGACGCCGTCCTGGCTGCGTCGGTGTTCCACTTCGGGCCCGATGACGCGATTCACCAGGTCAAGGCCGCCATTCGTGCTGCCGGGTATCCGGTGCGCTAA
- a CDS encoding FAD-dependent monooxygenase has product MNHLDIPVLIVGAGGAGLTASMLFSDLGIESLAISSTASISVLPKAHVLQQRSMEVYRKLGVADDIYAQGTPAENMAATGWYAGLVGKDPIYGKEIARQESWGAGYQDPDYVAASPCRQTNLPQIRLEPILLKHAREKSPEGVLFNHELISFEQDDDGVTSTVLNKETGETFTVRSAYLLGCDGGRTVGNALGIDMQGERNILYSVSVHFSADLSQHVSDPGVLIRWMWPAHTGLLTLLIPMGPEKWGPESEEWVFHENYAADDRRIFDDGAMVADMKMALGLPDLEPEVHKITRWSFEALVAERFQENRAFLLGDAAHRHGPTGGLGLNTAIQDAYNICWKIAAVLRRQASPELLATYEQERRPVAVTNVRRSTENALNHMAIGQALGVSPTQSEEENLTALKRIWSDDPAEEDFRAKLRFAIAAQSMEFREHNIEFGYRYESQAVVADGSPEPQPVEEIRIYEPSARPGSPLPHAWLEDHRGNRIAIQDIGGVGQYVLVAGEAGAGWVNAVRSAAAEEGIDVLAITVGHTSGDYLDPRCAWTRYRGHGPAGAVLIRPDKFVAWRANSSVGNPTLQARDALLRIMHKR; this is encoded by the coding sequence ATGAACCACCTCGATATTCCCGTACTGATTGTTGGAGCAGGGGGTGCCGGACTGACGGCTTCGATGCTGTTCTCGGATCTTGGGATCGAGTCCCTCGCCATCAGCAGCACGGCATCCATTTCCGTGCTGCCAAAGGCCCACGTGCTCCAGCAGCGTTCCATGGAGGTTTACCGAAAGCTCGGTGTCGCTGATGATATTTACGCCCAGGGCACTCCGGCGGAAAACATGGCCGCCACCGGCTGGTACGCCGGCCTCGTCGGCAAGGACCCCATCTACGGCAAGGAGATTGCCCGCCAGGAATCCTGGGGCGCAGGCTATCAGGATCCGGACTACGTCGCGGCAAGCCCGTGCCGACAGACCAATTTGCCGCAGATCAGATTGGAACCCATCCTTCTGAAACATGCCCGGGAAAAGTCACCCGAAGGTGTGCTCTTCAACCATGAGCTGATCTCTTTCGAGCAGGACGACGATGGCGTCACTTCCACCGTGCTCAACAAGGAGACCGGTGAAACATTCACCGTTCGCAGTGCTTACCTGCTGGGCTGCGACGGCGGCCGGACCGTCGGCAACGCTCTCGGCATCGATATGCAGGGGGAACGGAACATCCTCTACAGCGTCTCAGTTCACTTTTCCGCAGATCTCAGCCAGCATGTCAGTGACCCCGGCGTGCTGATCCGTTGGATGTGGCCTGCGCATACCGGCCTGCTCACGCTGCTGATACCCATGGGCCCGGAGAAGTGGGGTCCGGAGTCGGAGGAGTGGGTCTTCCACGAGAACTACGCCGCGGATGACAGGCGCATCTTCGACGACGGGGCCATGGTTGCCGACATGAAGATGGCGCTGGGGCTGCCTGACCTTGAGCCGGAAGTCCACAAGATTACCCGGTGGTCCTTCGAGGCACTGGTCGCGGAGCGGTTCCAGGAGAACCGGGCGTTCCTGCTGGGCGACGCAGCCCATCGGCACGGTCCGACGGGTGGACTGGGCCTCAATACTGCCATTCAGGACGCCTACAACATCTGCTGGAAGATTGCAGCCGTGCTGCGCCGACAAGCCTCTCCGGAGCTGCTGGCCACTTATGAACAGGAACGTCGGCCTGTCGCCGTCACCAACGTCCGGCGTTCCACTGAGAACGCCTTGAACCACATGGCCATCGGCCAGGCGCTCGGCGTCTCACCCACGCAGTCCGAAGAGGAAAACCTCACCGCCCTGAAACGAATCTGGAGCGACGACCCGGCCGAGGAGGACTTCCGTGCCAAACTTCGGTTCGCCATTGCCGCACAGTCCATGGAGTTCCGGGAACACAACATCGAATTCGGCTACCGCTATGAATCGCAGGCCGTCGTTGCGGACGGGAGCCCCGAGCCACAGCCGGTAGAAGAGATCCGGATCTATGAACCCTCAGCCAGGCCGGGTTCGCCCCTGCCGCACGCGTGGCTCGAGGACCACCGTGGAAATCGGATTGCCATCCAAGACATCGGAGGCGTCGGACAGTATGTGCTGGTCGCCGGGGAAGCCGGCGCCGGATGGGTGAACGCTGTCCGATCCGCCGCCGCTGAAGAAGGCATCGATGTGCTTGCGATCACAGTCGGTCACACCTCGGGCGACTATCTGGACCCCCGATGCGCGTGGACACGCTACCGCGGCCACGGTCCTGCCGGTGCTGTCCTGATCAGGCCCGACAAATTCGTCGCCTGGCGTGCAAACAGCTCCGTGGGTAATCCCACCTTGCAGGCTCGGGATGCTCTCCTCCGCATCATGCACAAGCGCTGA
- a CDS encoding MFS transporter produces MTGSSSSGAHAASATDPGVSTSGALRGLGTTMQGILLLLGSCMPVLGAVLLSPVLPTMAAHFADTPGVAILVPMVLTVPALFVALVSPVAGAVADKVGRKNLLLWAMVAYAVFGMAPFFMDSLVQIVVTRAFVGVCEAFIMTCCTTLIGDYFHETRRNKYLSLQTVFTTVSAVAFLTIGGLLGAGGWRNTFWMYGVAVVLAAIMLPVLWEPVKNPTRNLRQAVPWRQLSKPAVVTLFGGIAFYTLVVHLSYILTDLGLSDVARIGMMSALASLATAVGAFSFRLVGGFGPYRLLPIAFGLTSVGFVVIWGASSIPVAMAGAVFASAGTGLLLPSLITWALGVLPQEVRGTGTGIWTSSLWIGQFICPFVVAALGAAAGGLAAGIGILGLLAAVMAAVSFFTAGRPVKANSVTQATA; encoded by the coding sequence ATGACCGGCTCTTCTTCCTCGGGAGCACATGCTGCTTCGGCAACTGACCCCGGCGTCTCCACATCCGGTGCCCTGCGGGGCCTCGGCACCACTATGCAGGGGATACTCCTGCTGTTGGGCAGCTGTATGCCGGTCCTGGGCGCGGTTCTCCTGTCACCCGTGCTGCCAACCATGGCCGCACACTTCGCGGACACACCCGGTGTCGCCATCCTGGTTCCGATGGTCCTGACCGTTCCGGCCCTGTTCGTCGCGTTGGTTTCGCCGGTCGCCGGCGCTGTCGCAGACAAGGTGGGGCGCAAAAACCTGCTGCTCTGGGCAATGGTCGCCTACGCTGTCTTCGGCATGGCACCCTTCTTCATGGATTCGCTGGTCCAGATTGTCGTCACACGGGCCTTCGTAGGCGTCTGCGAGGCCTTCATCATGACCTGCTGCACCACACTGATCGGTGACTACTTCCACGAAACCCGCCGCAACAAGTACCTGTCCCTTCAGACCGTCTTCACCACCGTCAGCGCGGTGGCGTTCTTGACGATCGGCGGCCTTCTCGGTGCCGGCGGCTGGCGCAACACCTTCTGGATGTACGGCGTCGCCGTAGTGCTGGCTGCCATCATGCTGCCTGTCCTCTGGGAACCGGTCAAAAACCCTACGCGCAATCTGCGCCAGGCCGTCCCGTGGCGTCAGCTCAGCAAACCGGCCGTGGTCACGTTGTTCGGCGGGATCGCCTTCTACACTCTGGTCGTCCACCTCTCCTACATCCTGACTGATCTCGGCCTCTCTGATGTAGCCAGAATCGGGATGATGTCAGCTTTGGCCTCGCTGGCTACTGCAGTTGGGGCCTTCTCCTTCCGCCTGGTCGGTGGCTTCGGTCCGTACCGGCTTCTGCCTATTGCCTTCGGTTTGACGTCCGTCGGGTTTGTGGTGATTTGGGGTGCCTCCTCGATTCCGGTAGCAATGGCAGGAGCCGTTTTCGCCAGCGCGGGCACCGGTCTGCTGTTGCCATCGCTGATCACTTGGGCTCTTGGTGTTCTGCCGCAGGAGGTGCGCGGGACGGGCACAGGGATCTGGACCAGTTCTTTGTGGATCGGCCAGTTCATCTGCCCCTTCGTCGTGGCGGCCCTCGGCGCAGCAGCGGGTGGCCTCGCAGCCGGCATCGGCATTCTGGGACTTCTGGCGGCCGTAATGGCGGCGGTCAGCTTCTTTACAGCGGGCAGGCCGGTCAAGGCGAACAGCGTCACCCAAGCCACGGCCTGA
- a CDS encoding GntR family transcriptional regulator yields MNFRFTWQRYCFPMVTQPRSATLTAHVHEQLRAEILGNVFAPGSPLRLAVLSKRYGTSMSVIREALVRLTEQHLVVLLPNQGFRVTEISREDLIDVTELRIMLEGLALRRSIENGDMDWEARVVSSHHVLERAELHREGEPGTTAEWSAAHAAFHDALGTASGSQRLIGMVRGLRDSSELYRQLSGVGVAEAKRDVPAEHRELMELACDRRADEAVAALGRHLQCTTDLLLQAALAEDGGGRYN; encoded by the coding sequence ATGAACTTTCGATTCACGTGGCAGCGGTACTGTTTTCCCATGGTCACCCAACCTCGCTCCGCAACATTGACTGCCCATGTTCACGAACAACTCCGCGCCGAGATCCTTGGCAATGTGTTTGCGCCAGGCAGTCCCCTGCGCCTTGCGGTGTTGTCCAAGCGGTATGGAACCAGCATGTCAGTCATCAGGGAAGCCCTGGTCCGCCTCACTGAACAGCATTTGGTAGTACTTCTGCCCAATCAGGGGTTCCGGGTAACGGAAATCTCACGGGAAGACCTGATTGACGTCACCGAGCTGCGCATCATGCTGGAGGGTCTGGCCCTGCGTCGGTCCATCGAAAACGGCGACATGGATTGGGAGGCCAGGGTCGTCTCCTCGCACCACGTGCTGGAGCGGGCCGAGCTCCACCGCGAGGGCGAGCCCGGCACCACGGCTGAATGGAGTGCAGCCCATGCAGCCTTCCATGACGCGTTGGGCACAGCCAGCGGCAGTCAGCGACTGATCGGCATGGTGCGGGGACTTCGGGACAGCTCTGAACTCTACCGCCAGCTTTCGGGGGTAGGTGTGGCAGAAGCCAAGCGTGACGTTCCCGCCGAGCACCGGGAACTGATGGAGCTGGCCTGCGACAGACGCGCCGACGAGGCAGTTGCGGCCTTAGGGCGCCACCTCCAATGCACCACAGACTTGCTGCTCCAGGCGGCCTTGGCAGAAGACGGCGGTGGCCGCTACAACTGA
- a CDS encoding zinc-binding dehydrogenase codes for MRGQGRVTAGSRVLVRGAAGGVGSAAVQYAHSLGAHVTALASKSNMQPVRDLGADTVLDRRLTRVEDLGSFDAIIDTVGSDLLQYRQHLSEHGRMVTIAFSSVRSIAAIAFSAIYGRKRIRSFGGKPPRGLIADLTNAVEAGAMMPVIQEVHPIEKIADAHRALEAGGVRGKHVIRIRA; via the coding sequence GTGAGAGGCCAAGGCAGGGTCACGGCGGGGAGCCGCGTCCTGGTCAGGGGTGCAGCCGGCGGAGTCGGAAGTGCTGCCGTCCAGTACGCTCACTCACTGGGTGCGCACGTCACCGCTCTTGCCAGTAAGTCGAACATGCAGCCGGTGCGTGATCTTGGGGCAGATACCGTGCTCGACCGAAGGCTGACGCGCGTTGAGGACCTCGGAAGTTTCGACGCGATCATCGACACCGTCGGCTCCGACCTGCTGCAGTACCGTCAGCACCTATCAGAGCACGGGCGAATGGTCACAATCGCTTTCTCTTCCGTGAGGAGCATTGCGGCGATCGCCTTTTCAGCTATCTACGGACGGAAACGGATCAGAAGCTTCGGGGGCAAGCCGCCGCGAGGGTTGATTGCGGACCTTACGAATGCCGTCGAGGCCGGCGCAATGATGCCCGTCATCCAGGAAGTCCATCCGATTGAGAAGATCGCCGATGCGCACCGAGCCCTTGAGGCAGGTGGTGTCCGGGGCAAACACGTCATCCGCATCCGAGCCTGA
- a CDS encoding NAD(P)-dependent alcohol dehydrogenase, protein MTTARAYAATSATDPLVPTTIERRDVGPHDVLIDIAYAGVCHSDIHTVRGEWGPIAYPQVVGHEIVGTVAEVGAEVTRHKVGDRVGVGCMVNSCRECENCLAGMENYCLNGNTGTYTAVDRDGSITQGGYSTAIVVVEDFVLSVPESIPYEAAAPLLCAGITTYSPLAHWNAGPGKKVAVVGMGGLGHMGVKIAAAMGAEVTVLSQSLNKQDDGLRFGAEHYYATSDAETFKKLANTFDLIINTVSAPVDMQQYLSLLRLDGTIVNVGAPPKPLPVSVFALMGNRRSFASSGIGSIAETQEMLDFCAEHNIAPEVELIDAAEINTAYERVLKSDVRYRFVIDAATI, encoded by the coding sequence ATGACCACCGCTCGCGCTTACGCCGCCACCTCAGCCACCGACCCGCTGGTTCCCACCACGATCGAACGCCGCGACGTCGGCCCGCACGATGTCCTCATCGACATTGCCTACGCCGGGGTCTGCCACTCGGACATCCACACCGTCCGCGGCGAGTGGGGACCCATCGCCTATCCGCAGGTGGTCGGCCACGAAATCGTCGGCACCGTAGCCGAGGTCGGCGCCGAGGTGACCCGCCACAAGGTCGGCGACCGGGTGGGCGTGGGGTGCATGGTCAACTCCTGCCGCGAGTGCGAGAACTGCCTCGCCGGCATGGAGAACTACTGCCTCAACGGCAATACCGGCACCTACACCGCCGTGGACCGCGACGGCTCCATCACGCAGGGCGGTTACTCGACGGCCATCGTCGTCGTCGAGGACTTCGTGCTGAGCGTGCCCGAGAGCATCCCGTATGAAGCCGCAGCCCCGCTGCTCTGCGCCGGCATCACCACCTACTCGCCCCTGGCCCACTGGAACGCGGGACCGGGCAAGAAGGTCGCCGTCGTCGGCATGGGCGGACTCGGCCACATGGGCGTCAAGATCGCCGCCGCGATGGGCGCCGAAGTTACCGTGCTGTCCCAGTCGCTGAACAAGCAGGACGACGGCCTGCGCTTTGGTGCCGAGCACTACTACGCCACCAGCGACGCCGAAACGTTCAAGAAGCTCGCGAACACCTTCGACCTGATCATCAACACAGTCAGCGCGCCGGTGGACATGCAGCAGTACCTGTCCCTGCTCCGCCTGGACGGAACGATCGTCAACGTCGGCGCCCCGCCCAAGCCGCTGCCGGTCTCGGTCTTCGCGCTCATGGGCAACCGCCGCTCGTTCGCGTCGTCGGGGATCGGCAGCATCGCCGAGACCCAGGAGATGCTGGACTTCTGCGCCGAGCACAACATCGCCCCCGAGGTCGAGCTGATCGATGCCGCGGAAATCAACACCGCCTACGAACGGGTGCTGAAGTCCGACGTCCGCTACCGCTTCGTCATCGACGCCGCGACGATCTAG
- a CDS encoding TetR/AcrR family transcriptional regulator → MTTGTKQDKIIDAYVELLSEHGTAEATIDATARLSGLSKAGLLHHFPSRQALDDGLVSRLRTLIAEDVAAMAHDPKQAVHYYLASSLDDSSSLERMVVAATRLAQRGHEEAAQALRSGRDQWYAVLLEALGDPALAKLALLAGDGLSYHQDITRGERDGFVTANTLDELVPLLQNRQTAS, encoded by the coding sequence ATGACCACAGGTACCAAGCAGGACAAGATCATCGACGCCTATGTGGAGTTGCTTTCCGAGCACGGAACCGCTGAAGCCACCATCGACGCAACCGCCCGGCTCAGCGGACTGTCGAAGGCAGGGCTGCTGCACCATTTTCCGTCGCGGCAAGCCTTGGACGATGGACTGGTCAGCCGCCTGCGCACCCTCATCGCTGAGGATGTGGCTGCCATGGCACACGACCCCAAACAGGCAGTGCACTACTACCTGGCGTCGTCACTGGACGACTCATCGTCCCTGGAACGCATGGTTGTGGCTGCCACCCGCCTGGCCCAGCGCGGGCATGAAGAAGCCGCCCAGGCGCTGAGGTCCGGCCGGGACCAGTGGTACGCCGTCCTGCTGGAGGCCCTGGGCGATCCGGCGCTGGCAAAACTCGCCCTGCTCGCCGGTGACGGCCTGAGCTACCACCAGGACATCACCCGTGGTGAACGCGACGGATTCGTCACGGCCAACACCCTGGACGAATTGGTCCCCCTATTGCAGAACCGTCAAACCGCCAGCTGA